One Thermoplasmata archaeon genomic window, TTCCGAGAGCGGTCTCGGACCCCTTCGGGACAGTGACCCCGACCGAAGCGCAGATGGGCGCCCCCCACTCGCCCTCCATCGAAAACCCGTAGATGAAGAGTTCGCTTGAACCGGAATTCCTGACCCAGAGCCTCAGCTCCCCTCCCCACAGAGTGAAGCATCGCCCGAGTTCCCACCTCCACTCTAGTGAATACCCGGGGCCGACAATCGCGCTAGCTGCCGGTCTCTCCTCCCACGAGATCGGATCGTAGTCGGGGATGAGGGGGGCCCGGACATCATTGCTCCCGAACCCCGCCCTAGGGACCATTGGGTCGTCCATCCTCCCAGAATTTCTGAAGAGAAACCACGCCCCTAGGACTGCATTGACGACGAGAAATGCAGCGAGGAAGACCCCGAGTATACTCCCCAGGTTTTGATCCCTTGGCGGTGTTTTACCCCCCTCCCTGGTGGGCAGGTGGGTTGGTGGGTCTCCCAGCTGGCCGGCTGGCATCACAGTTTCTGAAAGGTAGTGTGCGATATTTATTATTCCCGCTCGGAGTATCCGGCCGAGCCGCGGTTTCCACTAGCTTCGCCGGGAGCTGTCAGCGATGTTCAGTGCCCGGGACTCGACCCCGGCTTATCTCAACGACCCAGCGTGCCGCGGAGAGGAAGTCCTCACCGATGAAATCCGGCCTCACATCCCAGCCCTTCATCTCAGCGAGAATTCTTTCCCTGTGCCGGGGTTCCGGGACGAGGGCCGTTCGGGCACCGATTGTATGTCCCGCTGCCACGTCCATATACGTGTCACCGATGACGAAGGACTGCCTCAGGTCTATCCCGAGCTCCTCCGCGGCCCTCTCAAACAGCGCTGTGCCGGGCTTCCTGCATGCGCAGCCTTCGCTGGGGAGGTGGGGGCAGTAGTAAACTCTATCTACGGAGGCCCCGCCCTTGGCGAGTTCCAACCTCATCTTATCATGAATTCTCTCAAGAGTTGTCTCGTCGAAAAAGCCCCGGCCGATGCCCGACTGGTTGGTAACCACGACGATTACAAACCCCTCCTCCTTGAGCATGCGCAGGCCTTCTGCCACGCCGGGATAGAGCTGATATAATGAGGGGTCGCTGAGATAATCTATATTCACATTAAGCGTTCCGTCACGGTCCACGAAGACCGCCTTTTTTTTCACGCTCATTCCGGATGGCCTCCCCCAAATGCGCGGGGACTCCCCCCGTCCTGAGCGGCCGCCGCGCGAGGTTCATTCATCCACATGTCCATTTTTACAGCGACTTCGAGAGTGCTCCGAGCGGGTTGGAGGGCTACTTACCCCGTCCATCACCGGCCCGAATGGATGGCCGGACGTGCTCTACCCCCTTACCTTTGTACCGCAGCCCTCGGCCCTTCTTCCCGGCGGAGGTCAGGCCCCTGTACACCCTTGAACGGTGCTGGGGCATGCATATCCAGTTCAGCTTCGGGTCGGACATGATTGCGGGGTGGCATGGGTCGACCAGAATAACCTCATAGAACTTGTGCTTCCCGTCTTGGCCGACCCAATAGGAGTTGAGGACCTCCATGTTTGGGTAGTGCTTCTGGGTCCTTTCCTCCGCGATTCTCTTGATGCTCTTGGCCATCGTGATGCTCAGAATGCCTTTCGACCTTGGCTTTCTCCCCTTCCGAATCGCCCTTTTTCTGAGCCCCCCTCGTCTGACCCTCGTCCTAACGATAATGAACCCCGGCTTCGCTCTGTATCCAAGCGCCCTCGCGCGGTCCAGTCTCGTCGGTCTCTCAATTCTTTGGAAAACTGGCTCTGAGCGCCACTGGACCATCCTCTGCCAGCGAAGCTCCCCTGCCACGCTCTTCTCCGGTTTATGCCACACCTCGCTGATATATTTATACAGGCTTTTCACCATCGCCATCACCTGCTCCCGCGAATTCACCCCTCGGTCGGCTTTCCTAACCTCCCCCACTTGTGGGGTGGGTTCCACCGGCCTCTGGTCGGGTACATCTTCGCATCAGTTCCGGTGACGTCCCTCGCTGGGTGCCCGTAGGAGCCCCCCGGGGCGGGGGACCATGAGGGAAGGGGCATATAAAGAATTCCCTCTTAATCATTTAATACCCCTTTGCCATTCTCTTATCAAATGGAATGGGCGAAGCACCGAAGATAATTAAGGAGATTCGCAGGCCGATCGAGACGCGCCCCCCGCCGTCCATCGCTAGACTTGAGGACCTGGACCTCTCCGACTGGGATCTAACGGAGGACTGGCCAGAGCTCTACATCTCCCATGGCTGCTTCCATAAGATGATCAGCCACTGCATGGACTACATGGACCAGCAGATCGAGGTAATGGGCCTCATTCTCGGGGACATTTTCCAGTGGAAAAACAGAATCTATACGGTCGCGGAGGACGCCGTGGCCGCCGAGACGGAGGACAGCACCGCCACTTCCGTACGTTTCGGGGCTAAGGGGCTGGAGGAGATTGCCAGGGCCCTAAACGAACTGGAGTATGAATACCTGATTGTGGGATGGTACCACTCTCACCCGGGCTTCACCCCCTTTTTATCCGAGAAGGATCTCGAGACCCAGAAAAAGAACTTTAACAAACCCTACCACACGACCATCGTCATCGACCCGGTCAACAGGCAGTTCCGCGCCTACAAGGTCATAGAGAATGAATATGTGGAGAAAAGGTTCCAGCTATATGAAGAGAGCGCGCTGGAGAAGGAGGTCACGGCGAGGAGGAGGGAGGAGATAATGAACTATATCGAGGCCCTCATAGAGCGGCAGGTCAGCCCTAGGAAACACACCAGGCCGGTGGTCGTTCCTGGGGGCCATGCGGAACCTCCCCACACGAGCCGGCTCTCACCTGAAGTCCGGCAAGCCATCGAGGAAGATATCAGAAGGCTAATCGAGGAGCACCAGAGAGCGCTTAAAAAGAGGGATATGCAGGCCGGCCGGAAAGGCTTTTAAATTCGCAGGACAATGGCTATGCGGGTGGTCGGTTTGCCGCATTATATAATGCTGTCTACATTGACGGACGAAGGATGGAAGACGGTGAAGGAGAAGCCAGAGAGAATTCGGGAAGTGAATAAAGAGATTCAGGCAATGGGGGCGAGGGTCGTGGCCCAGTACTGCTGCCTCGGCCCCTACGACTTCGTCAACATCGTTGAGGCTCCGAACAACGAGGTGATTACGAGGGTCTCACTGGAACTAGGGTCAAGGGGGACAATTAAAATACTGACTATGCCCGCGATGGGCGTGGACGAGCTCGTTGGGATGCTGAAGAAGAAGTAGCCCCACTGCCTCCTACCCAGACCCGGGTTCTCCTTCCTTCAGAAGAGCCGGAGCGGGCCCATCAGCCCACTTAGAATAAGAGGCGATTTCTTCGAAAGTTTCGATGTTCAGTGGTCATCTTCATCCTCCCCTTAAACTAAATCTTTAAGTCATCGCCGCTTATGCGCTGTTACGATGCTGGAGAGCCTCCATCTGTCCCGGCTGCTCGGACCTTATCTAGACCCCAGGCTTGTCTCGAACATTGAGTTCCTTATACTACTCTTCCTGATGATGCTCGTGATGAACCTCTTCGAGCTCTCGGGCTTTCTCTCCTCCATAGGTAGGCGCATCGTAAACCGTGCAGGCACTGAAAGGCGGCTGGCCATCTTGCTCTGCCTCCTCGTATTTTTCGCATCGGCCTTCCTGACCAACGACGTTGTGCTTCTGGGCATCGTTCCACTGACCATTCACGTCGGTGTGGTGTCGCGGGTGAACGTCAGGACGCTGGGAATCTTCGACGGAATCGCTGCCAACACCGGCAGCCTCCTGACCCCCTTCGGTAACCCCCAGAATATTTTCATATCGGTTCATTACAGCGTTTCTGTCTCCGAGTTCCTTCTGGCCCTCCTTCCTCTCTGGCTACTCTCCTTCGGCCTCCTTCTCCTCCTAATCTGCGTGAGCTTCGGGGACAGATGTCTTCACCCCCTCAGACCCAAACCCGCCAACAGGCGCTCTGCGATTCTGGGTCTCACGGCACTGGCGGTGATAGTGCTATTCTTCTTTCGCCTCCTGCCCATTCTGATAATCGCCCCCCTGGTCCTTGGGCTCATTCTGAGCGATGAGAAATATGCCCGCGTATTCAGGATGTTCGACTGGAGGCTCTTCTCGCTCTTCGTATTCATGGCTCTCGCGACCTACGCAGCCATGAGGTTCTGGAAAATCGAGCTCCAAGGACCCGTCCTCCTGCTCTGCGCCGTGGGGCTCTCACAGGTGGTGAGCAACATTCCCGCCACATTCCTCCTCTCCGAGTCGCCCGATTGGAAGACGCTAGCAATCGGGGTAAACATCGGTGGGAGCGGGACACTGATATCCTCCGTCGCAACTGTCATCGCCTACCGATACATAAAGAAATATGACAGGCGAACGACCGTATGGGACTTCATGAAGTGGGGTGGACTTTTCTGCGGGGCGCAAACAATCGCCTTCCTGCCCATTCTTCTGATGACAATGTCCTAGGCTCCAATCCGGTCCAACCCCCTACCACGGCTGAAGTCCCTCAAGCGCTCAGGACAATTGTGAGGACGTCTCCGTCCGCGAGCTCGTGTTCGAGACCGACTCGCTGCCCGTCGAACTTCACGCTACTCCCCCAAACCACCGCATAGCGGAACTTCCTCCTGAACTCCTTGTGCAACCGGTCGCAGACGTCCCCCACCGTTCCGCCCCTTCTCAGGACCAGAGGTCTCGAGCGGTCAACCTCGCCGCCTTGGGGCCTCAGGTACACCCGCTTGAGGTCGAGCGCCTGATAGATTCCCTTCTGTAGTTCAGGGAGCCCTTCCCCGGTCAGGGCGCTCACCGGGTAAACTCTCCAGCCCGCCAGATTCGTGAGCCCTCGCTCCAGCTCCTCTCGCGGAATAAGGTCTATTTTGTTAAGCGCCACAATCGCGGGTACATAGACGCAGCTCTCGGAGAGTGAGTCGATCAGCTGGTCGGCGGAGGCGTCGGTTCGAAAGACTACGTCAGCATTGACGACGCCATATTCATTCAAAATTGCCCTCGCGGTGGCGGGGTCCAGACGAGTCATCGTCACCGTCGAGCTTATCGTTATACCGCCCCTCTCCTTTTTAGCGATAGTGATGTCCGGCGGGCGCTCGTTTGGCCTGATGCCCGCTTCACGCATTTCCCTGACGAGACTCTCGAGATCAGGATTGAGTACGTCGAGAAAGATGAGAATGAGGTCCGCGCAGCGGGCCGAACCCAGGACTTCCCTCCCCCGTCCGCGCCCCGAGGCCGCTCCGGGCAGTATGCCAGGCATGTCCAAGAGCTGAATTTGGGCTCCTTCATAGCTCATTATTCCGGGGCGAATCTCTTTAGTGGTGAAGGCGAAGTCGCCAATCTCGCTCTGCGCGTCCGTGATGCGGTTGAGCAGGGTGCTCTTGCCGCTGTTTGGAGGGCCGAGGAGTGCCACGGTTGCGTCGCCGCTCTTCTTAACCGAGAAACGTCTGCCTCCTCCCCCCCGTCTCGCGCGTGCCCTCTCCGCCTCTTCCCTAAGCCGCGCGAGCTTGGCCTTGAGCTTTCCTATGTGGTGGGCGGTCTTTTTATTGTACTCGGTTCTTCTTATCTCTTCTTCGACCTCCTTTATTCGCTCGTCGATGGTTGCCATCCGGTACTCTAAATCAGGTGGAATCTAATAAATTCTATCCCTCAGCGATGAAAGGAACCGTAGGCGGCCCCGGATGTGCGGGCGGTTAATTGGGGATTGGTCCGTGTAAAACGTTATGGACGGGGGCGCATCATCCAAGTGCTATCGTTTCTCCTCCCGCTCAATGGCTTCCTCAACGAACTGGGCGAGAGTCACGGGCTGGACGCGGCTCTTCTTTTTCTTCGCCACGACGCCCATTGTGTGGGCGCAGGCGGGGCATGTGGTGACCATGACCTCCGCTGCCATCCCGGCTTCCTCGAGGCGTCTGGCCGCAATTCCATCAGCCTCACCGCTGAAGGCGATTCTCACCCCTCCACCGGTCCCGCAGCAGAGCGCCTGCTCCTTCGTGCTGCGCATCTCCTTGATGTCAGCGAACCTCGAGAGCACCTTTCTCGGGAGGTCGTACATCTTCATGTGCCTTCCGAGGTCGCAAGAGTCGTGGTAGGTCACGGTCTGCCGGCTCTTCGGGGAGGGGAGTCTGTCGAGGTTTTCAGCAAGAAGCTCGGCGATATGCCTCACCTTTATATCGCTCTTCCTCACTTTTGGATATGCCTCCTTGAACATCCTGTAGCAGCCGTCGCAGCTCAAAACAACCTCCTTGACACCGAGCCCCTCGAGCCTACTGAGGTTCTCTCTGGCAACCCTGCTGAAGTCCGCTCCTAGTAAGTACTGGGGGTAGCCACAACACATCTCGTTAATCATCGTATAGTCCACGCCGAGCCTCTTCAGGAGCTTTCTCGTGTTGAGCGCGGGCTTCCTGTTCGCATATGTGCTGACACAGCCCGCGAAAAAGGCCACCGGCGCCGGATGCTCTCTCTCGTCGTGCATCTCCGTTGAAGGAGTCCTGTCGGCGTAGATGTTGCCGCCCTCATCTATATTCCTCAGCACAGCCTTGTGGGGAGGGAGATGCATGCCGCTGCGCGCTATGTCCCTCCTCACTGCCTCGAATATTTCCAGAATCTTCAGTCTCGAAGAGCAAGCCACCTCACACCTCCGGCAGAGAGTGCATTTGAAGAGGTTCTCGATAGTTTTCTCATCAGGCGGAATCATTTTGTGCAGGAGGGCATAGGAGAGCAGGATCCTCCCCCTCGAGGTGTTGCTGTCCCATCCTATCACATTGAAGAACGGGCACGATTCTTTGCAGTACCCGCACATAGTGCAGGTCAGAATCATGTCCTCCGCCGACTTAAGGCCATCCATGACCGGAAGGGCAACGGGCGCCGCCATCTCAATCATCCCCCCCCATCACATACCTGTTGTACGAGTACATGTCGTCCGGCGCATCGAATATCTTCCCGGGGTTGAGGATGTTGTTTGGGTCGAGGGCTCTCTTTATTTTCCTCATTACCTCCACCGCTGGCCCCCTCTCCACTTTGAAGAGCCTCGCCCTCGTTATCCCGATTCCATGCTCCGCGCTCATCGTGCCGCCTGCCTTCAGCACGGCCTCGTATATTTCGTCGGTGGCCTTCCTCCCCGCCTCCCACTCCCTCTCCGACTTCAGGTTGAGCAGCACCTTGCCGTGGATGTTGCCCTCGCCCGCGTGGCCGTAGGCGCCTATTACAATGTTGTACTTTTTAGCTATATCCGGGAATTGCCCTATGACCTCCGCGACCCTGGATATCGGGATGCCCATGTCGTCCGCGAGCGATATCGGCCCCCTCTCGCCCGATCGCGCCATCGCCGGAAGCACCGATTTTCTGCTCTCCCATATCCTCGCGATTTTGGAGGGCTCGGTGGCGTAGTCGATGTTCTGCGCCCCCGCCGCCCTGCAGATTTCTCCGGCGGCCTTCAGGTCCTCCTCAACCACCCTCGGGTCCCCGTCCATCTCGATGATAATGATTGCTGCGGCGTCTGGCAGTGGCGTGCCGAAGGCCTTTTTGACGGCCTGAATGCAGTTCGTGTCCATGATTTCAAGAGCGGATGGCATCAGTCGGTTCTTGTAAACCTCCGATATCGCAGCTCCTGCGGCCGCGAGAGAATCGAAAGAGGCGATGAGCGACCCGGAGCTCTTGGGCTTGGGCAGGATGCGTAACCGGGCCTTCGTCACGATGCCCAGTGTCCCTTCGCTCCCCACGAAGAGCTTCTCGAGCTGATAGCCGCTGGCATTCTTGACGGTCCTGTTGCCCACCTCGATGAGCGTCCCGTCCGCCAGAACGACCTCCAGCCCCATGACCAAATCCCTTGTTGCCCCGTACTTTATCGTCCTTATCCCGGAGGCGCTGTTGCCTATCATTCCTCCTATCGTGCAGACATCGCCACTTCCGGGGGCAGGGGGGAACCAGTAGCCATATGGAGCGAGGGCCTCATTCACCTTCGCGAAAACGACCCCCGGCTCGACCTCTATGTAAAGGTCTTCGATTCTGATGGAGAGGATGCGATTCATTCTCATCATGTCCATAACGATGCCGCCCCTCACGGGCACGGTCTGCCCCGAGAGGCCGGTGCCCGCCCCCCGGACAACGATGGGAATTCTTTCTTCATTGCAAATTCTGACGATCTCTTGAACCTGGCGCGGGTTCTCAGGCCTCACAACGATGTCCGGCATGCAGTGGTGTAATGACGCGTCCGAGCCGTAAATATACCGGGTGGCCATGTCGTCTGCGGTGTTCTCCGCCCCCACTATCTCCCGAATTCTTGCCTTGACACTCTCCGCAAGAGGCATGTCGGATTACCCCCAAGGCCGGGATTGAGCTTCTTTGATAAATAGTTATTGAAAAATCGGGGATTGAGGCGTGGAATCACCATCGCGACTCGCGCCAAGGAACAGTGGTAAGCTGAGAGGAAGCTCGATGAAATAGGCTCAGTCAAGGTCCTCTATACAGTTCTTGCAAAGGTGGAGGCCGTCCCTCTCCACCAGCTCGTCAGAGAAGGACTCGCAGCGCTCACACATGCCCTCCCTGACTGTTTCAGGCGGTAGCCTTTCCCCGTGCTGGTTGATAGCCCTGAGCTCTCTCGTTATCTCGATGAGCTCGGGAGAAATTCTCAGGATGTCGCTCTCTGTGAGAATTCCGACCAGCCGGCCCTTCTCGATAACGGCCAGTCTCCTGATGCGAAGGGAGGCCATCTTGCGGGCAGCGTCGACGAGATCCGTGTCGGGGCCGACGCTGACCAGGGGCGAGCTCATCACATCCTTTATCTTCAGCCGGCTTGGTTTGGTATTCGTAGCCACACACTTATCGACGAGGTCCTTCTCTGTGACAATGCCCACGGGAGATCCTCTGCTAGCGACAATAAGTGTGGAAATCGAGCGCCTGCGCATGAGCAGTGCGGCGCGGTGTAGACTCATCCCCGGGCTGACCGTGATAGGCTTCCTAGTCATCACCTCTCCGACCGCTATTCGCCCGTCCGCACCGTACATTTTACCAAACCCCACAGCCGCAACGCCGGCGGCACATGATTTGTTTTAGACTCCATCAATATTAAAGCTTTTCTCCGCGGTCCTCAGGGAGGATTTAAAGATTGCTGTGGATGTCGCCCGACACGAAGCCCCTAATGGGCATATCGGCTCGAGAAACCCTACTGGGTTTCGGGCCGTACAGTCCACCACTCAACGAATTTCTTTAAAGTCTCGGTTATTCTGGCGATTACGTCGAGAGGGCCGAGGGAATACCCGAGCTCGGCGAAAGCGAGGTCTCCGGAATAGCCATTTATCAGCGCGGCAGCGCGCGCCGCGTTAAAGGGGGAGACACCCCTAGCCAGAAGAGCGCCCACGATTCCGGTGAGAACATCGCCCGTACCCCCCACCGTCATCCCAGGGTTCCCGGTCCGGTTGAGCTTGACCCGGCTTCCATCCGAGACTACATCTAGCCTCCCCTTCAGAAGAATCGTCAATCCGAACTTCTTGGCCCACGTCCTGACCGAGCTCATCCGGGATTCAATATCCTCCGGCAGTTTCTCCCCAGTTAGAATCTCGAATTCTCCAGCGTGTGGGGTGACGACGCCTCTAAGCGAAGGCAGGTGCTTACGTCTCTGGCCGAGGGCCTTTATTGCGTCTGCGTCCACCACTATAGGCTTCTCACATTTTGAAAGAATCTCCAGAACCGTGGAGAGAGTATCCGGTGTCGCTCCCAGACCAGGTCCGATGACCATGGCGTCGCAATCGCCTAGGGCCGCGGTCACCTCTTCTATGTGCGAGGAGTTCAGATTTTGCCCGGGTAGGGAGTGAACAATGAACATCGGAGAATAGGAGGCGACCACAGCGGCAGCAGTGGAAGGTGTGAGAATTCTGACCAAGTCCACACCCATTCTGTAGGCTGCAAGGGCGGCGAACGCGGGGGCGCCGGTATAAGGTCCCCCACCGACAACCAGAAGCCTGCCGTTGTCACCCTTCCGTGATGTTGGTGACGGCTTAGGGATATAGACGAGCTCACCCGGTCCGATATAGAGTTCAGCCTCTTTAGGAATTCCAATATCGGCCACAATAATCTTCCCGCACCTCGCGCTCTCCATACCCTCCTTCATGTCGTGGAAGGTCACCGTCATTGACGGCCGTACCATTAGCTCCGTGCCCAGTCCAGTGGGAACATCCACGGATACGATTTGCTTCTTTGATGCGTTGAGCCTCTTCACAACGCTGGCGTAGGGCTCCCTGAGCTTACCGGATATCCCTACGCCGAGCATGGCGTCAATGATTATGTCGCTTGATGAGATGATTTCCCCGATGTTTGAAGGTGATATAAGGGTCCGGACCTTGCCCCGAATTTTGGAGAAGTTGAGGCGCACTAGGTCGGAGGTGATACTCTTCTCGTCACCCAGTAGAACAACGGTGACGTCGCAGTGGACTCTGAGATATCTGGCAGCGACGAAGCCGTCCCCGCCGTTCCTGCCTGTGCCGCAGATTACAAGAACCTTTTTATGCTTCAATTGGTATTTGTTCATCACAGCTTCCGCGACCGCTTTGCCCGCGTTCTCCATAAGCTGGGAAGTAGGTATTCCAAGATACTGGGCATTTCTATCTAGAACGCTCACCTCCTCGAAAGGTATCAATGTCTTGCCTCCTCAATTTTATTATATGCTGACGATATTTATTTTTTACTATATAAATGAATTTTATACTTAAATAAGCTTCTTTTTATTAGAAAATCCTTTATATGTCTAGTATATATATCAATCAGCTTGAAGAAATCAGTAGTTCTTGCGCGTGGCTATTTCCGGACGTCCAGTGCGAAGACTGCCCATGGTCTTATTATTCATGGACGCCGATACAAGGTGATGGCGGTTGTTGATGAGACCTGCGAGGGGGAAGACGCGGGGGAATTGATGGGAATCGGGAGGAGAGGAATACCGGTGGTGGGAAGTCTGAGTGAGGTGCCTGGAATTCCTCCTCTGCGCTCGCGTGTTGCCGGAATCTCTGAGGGGCATAAAAGGAGGGTGCGGGGGGAGCGGTGGGCATTGATTGTGGGCGTCGCTCCGACCGGAGGGCGTCTCCCTCCGGTTTGGCGAAGGGACATAAAAGAGGCCCTGCAAAGGGGTATGGACATCGTCAGTGGCCTTCACGACTTCTTGGGAGACGACGCCGAGTTCGCCAGTCTCGCGCGGAAATATGGGGTGTCAATCTGGGATGTGAGGCGCCCTCCGGCTCTTCTTGACGTCGCTCGCGGGTACAGAGCTAATGTGCCCGTGGTTCTGGTCTGCGGAACGGATTGTGCTGTTGGAAAGAGGACCGTGACAATCGAGCTCCATCGTGGAGCTCTTTCACGCGGAATCGACGCCGCCTTTGTAGCTACAGGCCAGACCGGGGTTATGGTTGGGTGTGACGCGGGCATGGTAATTGATCGTGTGCCTGGTGACTTTATGTCCGGGGCAGTCGAGGGGATGGTTAAAAGGATGGTGGAGAAGGGAAAAGAGCTGATATTCGTCCAGGGCCAGGCTTCCCTAACCCACCTAGCCTATGGGCCCGTCACGCTGGGAATCCTTTACGGCGCAAGACCGCACTTTATAGTGCTTGTACATGAGCCCGGTCGAAGATACAGGCCGAGCTTCCCGGACCAGAGGGTTCACGAGCCGATGGAGGAGGCGCGGCTTGTGCGTGAGTTGTCTGGCGCCGAGCCTGTGGGGCTCTCCCTGAACTGCCAGCGCCTGATGCGAGATTCTATCCACACGCGCGGGATGCAGTGCATGGCTTCTTCCATCTCAACATCCCAGCAGGAGGGCCGGCCCGGATTGTCACCTCACCAAACAATCTGCCTCCATTATGAAAGGTCTACAGGCCTCCCCACGGTGGATGTCCTGCGGGATGGTCCTGATCGAATTCTGGATGCCATTCTCCTCAGAGTTAAGGGAAGGCGAGATCTAAAGATTGGACCGGGCCTGAGAAGGGCGATTCGGAGACTCAGTGAGGGTGGAGCATGAGACTCCTCTCTCTCCGGACATATCAAGTAATCATACCTTTGGTCCGGCCCTTCGTCATCTCCACTGGAGTCCAGCGCTACTATGAAGGGGTTCTCCTGCGCCTGCGAGCCTCCGGTGGGCTCGAGGGCTGGGGGGAGGCAGTCCCGTCGAGAAGGGTCACGGGCGAGACACCCTCCGGAGTTATTGCAGAGCTCTCGCGAGCAGCTGAGAAGATACTTAGGCTCGACCCCCTTGAGACCGGTGCCTCGCTCGAGTTCGCCGCGCAATGGATAAAGGGCCCGAGCGCCCTCGCTGCGCTTGACATCGCCCTGCACGATTTAAAGGGAAAGTACTACGGCGTGCCTGTGAGGCACCTATTCGGTGGGATGAGGAGGGGAATAGAGACCTCAGTCACGATATCCATAGGCACCGGAGAAGAAACGCTGCGTCGGGCCGAGGAGCTTATCAGGAGAGGATTCCGGATATTGAAGGTCAAACTTGGGAGGGACCCTGAGAGCGATGTCGCGAGAGTAAGGCGTCTCAGGAGCTGGCTCGGGGGCGGTGTGAGAATAAGGGTGGACGCCAATCAAGGCTACACAGCCTCCCAGGCGATCGATGTTCTGAGACGAATTCACGGGTGCGACATCGAATTCTGCGAGCAGCCCGTGCCCGCGAACGCTCTTAGGGCACTCGCCCGGGTCAGGAAGAGCTCACCCGTCCCCATAATGGCGGATGAGAGCGTAAGGTATCCGGCCGAGCTCCTGAGAGTAATAAAGGCGGATGCCGCAGACATGGTCAATTTGAAGCTGATGAAGTCCGGCGGCCTGCGCCGGGCCTTCCAGATGGCGCGCATCTGCGAGGCGGCGGGTATGCCATGCCAGATGGGGTGCATGATTGAGACGAAGCTGGGAATCACAGCTGCCACTCACCT contains:
- a CDS encoding DUF1611 domain-containing protein; the protein is MAVVDETCEGEDAGELMGIGRRGIPVVGSLSEVPGIPPLRSRVAGISEGHKRRVRGERWALIVGVAPTGGRLPPVWRRDIKEALQRGMDIVSGLHDFLGDDAEFASLARKYGVSIWDVRRPPALLDVARGYRANVPVVLVCGTDCAVGKRTVTIELHRGALSRGIDAAFVATGQTGVMVGCDAGMVIDRVPGDFMSGAVEGMVKRMVEKGKELIFVQGQASLTHLAYGPVTLGILYGARPHFIVLVHEPGRRYRPSFPDQRVHEPMEEARLVRELSGAEPVGLSLNCQRLMRDSIHTRGMQCMASSISTSQQEGRPGLSPHQTICLHYERSTGLPTVDVLRDGPDRILDAILLRVKGRRDLKIGPGLRRAIRRLSEGGA
- a CDS encoding dipeptide epimerase; the protein is MRLLSLRTYQVIIPLVRPFVISTGVQRYYEGVLLRLRASGGLEGWGEAVPSRRVTGETPSGVIAELSRAAEKILRLDPLETGASLEFAAQWIKGPSALAALDIALHDLKGKYYGVPVRHLFGGMRRGIETSVTISIGTGEETLRRAEELIRRGFRILKVKLGRDPESDVARVRRLRSWLGGGVRIRVDANQGYTASQAIDVLRRIHGCDIEFCEQPVPANALRALARVRKSSPVPIMADESVRYPAELLRVIKADAADMVNLKLMKSGGLRRAFQMARICEAAGMPCQMGCMIETKLGITAATHLALADSSIAYADLDGHLELASDPCRGGVRTARGENSVPAHPGLGLGIVAPN
- a CDS encoding NAD(P)H-hydrate dehydratase; protein product: MIPFEEVSVLDRNAQYLGIPTSQLMENAGKAVAEAVMNKYQLKHKKVLVICGTGRNGGDGFVAARYLRVHCDVTVVLLGDEKSITSDLVRLNFSKIRGKVRTLISPSNIGEIISSSDIIIDAMLGVGISGKLREPYASVVKRLNASKKQIVSVDVPTGLGTELMVRPSMTVTFHDMKEGMESARCGKIIVADIGIPKEAELYIGPGELVYIPKPSPTSRKGDNGRLLVVGGGPYTGAPAFAALAAYRMGVDLVRILTPSTAAAVVASYSPMFIVHSLPGQNLNSSHIEEVTAALGDCDAMVIGPGLGATPDTLSTVLEILSKCEKPIVVDADAIKALGQRRKHLPSLRGVVTPHAGEFEILTGEKLPEDIESRMSSVRTWAKKFGLTILLKGRLDVVSDGSRVKLNRTGNPGMTVGGTGDVLTGIVGALLARGVSPFNAARAAALINGYSGDLAFAELGYSLGPLDVIARITETLKKFVEWWTVRPETQ